A window of Platichthys flesus chromosome 23, fPlaFle2.1, whole genome shotgun sequence contains these coding sequences:
- the LOC133948582 gene encoding microsomal glutathione S-transferase 1-like — MSSLSSVMDNPVLRSYFTYATIVILKMMLMSPLTSYFRLTRKVFANLEDTKFASPAIDKKLVGTDPDVERVRRCHLNDLENIVPFVVVGLLYAMTAPELSAALLHFRIFAAARIFHTVAYVCALPQPSRALGFIVGLTVTFSMAYRVLRTVLLLST, encoded by the exons ATGTCGTCACTAAGCAGTGTGATGGACAACCCAGTCCTCCGATCATATTTCACATACGCCACTATTGTCATCCTGAAGATGATGCTAATGTCACCTCTCACATCTTACTTCCGTCTGACAAGAAAg GTGTTCGCAAACCTGGAGGACACAAAATTTGCTTCCCCGGCAATAGACAAGAAACTGGTCGGCACAGATCCTGATGTGGAACGGGTCCGCAG GTGTCACCTGAACGACCTGGAGAACATCGTTCCCTTCGTGGTGGTCGGCCTCCTCTACGCCATGACAGCACCTGAGCTTTCAGCTGCTCTGCTTCACTTCCGAATCTTTGCAGCAGCGCGGATCTTCCACACCGTGGCCTACGTCTGCGCTCTGCCTCAGCCCAGCCGGGCCCTGGGCTTTATAGTGGGCCTGACAGTCACCTTCTCTATGGCTTACAGGGTACTCAGAACAGTTCTCCTCCTGTCGACATGA
- the LOC133948583 gene encoding microsomal glutathione S-transferase 1-like produces the protein MADLMENEVFRAFTTYAAVVIVKMMLMGPLTGYFRFSRGAFSNEEDVGRKSAEEKKKMLRTHPDVERVRRCHMNDLENIIPFVVIGLLYALTSPELSTALLHFRIFAGARIFHTVAYVGVLPQPSRGLSWILGMLVTFSMAYRVLSTVLLL, from the exons ATGGCTGATCTAATGGAAAATGAGGTATTTAGGGCTTTCACCACCTATGCTGCCGTTGTCATTGTGAAGATGATGCTGATGGGTCCCTTGACTGGATACTTCCGCTTCTCCAGAGGG GCTTTCTCTAATGAGGAAGATGTTGGCAGAAagtctgcagaggagaagaagaagatgctgAGAACCCATCCAGACGTGGAGCGTGTTCGAAG GTGTCACATGAACGACCTGGAGAACATTATTCCCTTCGTGGTGATCGGCCTCCTCTACgccctgacctcacctgagctTTCAACTGCTCTGCTTCACTTCCGCATCTTTGCCGGAGCGCGGATCTTCCACACTGTCGCCTACGTCGGCGTTCTGCCTCAGCCCAGCAGGGGTCTGTCCTGGATCCTGGGCATGCTGGTCACCTTCTCCATGGCTTACAGGGTGCTCAGCACAGTTCTCCTCCTGTAG